One part of the Alligator mississippiensis isolate rAllMis1 chromosome 3, rAllMis1, whole genome shotgun sequence genome encodes these proteins:
- the SIGMAR1 gene encoding sigma non-opioid intracellular receptor 1, whose translation MWVLGPRALRAGLVLGALALVLQGMRVWLGSKRYEFQPDEIAQIARHHAGLDHELAFSKIIMELRRRHPGHILPDEDLQWVFVNAGGWMGSMCLLHASLTEYVLLFGTAIDTGGHSGRYWADISDTIISGTFRQWKEGSTKSEMYYPGDTIVHRMGETTAVQWSAGTWMVEYGRGFIPSTLTFALADTIFSTQDFLTFFYTLRVYAKGLLLEASTYFIGAAH comes from the exons CGCTGCGGGCCGGGCTGGTGCTGGGCGCGCTGGCGCTCGTGCTGCAGGGGATGCGGGTCTGGCTCGGCTCCAAGCGCTACGAGTTCCAGCCCGACGAGATCGCGCAGATCGCCCGGCACCACGCGG GCCTGGACCATGAGCTGGCCTTCTCCAAGATCATCATGGAGCTGCGGCGGAGGCACCCAGGCCACATCCTGCCGGACGAGGACCTGCAGTGGGTGTTCGTGAACGCAGGCGGCTGGATGGGCTCCATGTGCCTGCTACACGCCTCGCTCACCGAGTACGTACTGCTCTTCGGCACCGCCATCGACACCGGGGGTCACTCAG GTCGCTACTGGGCTGATATATCGGACACGATCATCTCAGGGACCTTCCGGCAGTGGAAGGAGGGGTCAACCAAAAGCGAGATGTATTACCCag GGGACACCATCGTGCACCGGATGGGCGAGACCACAGCGGTGCAGTGGAGCGCTGGGACATGGATGGTGGAGTACGGTCGGGGCTTCATCCCCTCCACACTGACCTTCGCCCTGGCCGACACCATCTTCAGCACTCAGGACTTCCTCACTTTCTTCTACACCCTCCGTGTCTATGCCAAGGGGCTGCTCCTTGAAGCCAGCACCTACTTCATCGGCGCTGCCCACTGA